From a single Pirellulales bacterium genomic region:
- a CDS encoding PIG-L family deacetylase, whose product NCGTVEYDASTIVRIRREEAKAAATKLGAKFHDSLVDDLEIFYELPTLRRLAAVVREVSPDIVLTHAPSDYMEDHMNACRLAVTAAFVRGMPNFVTDPPRKHVAGKVSVYHAQPYGNRDPLGNVVRPALFVDTTLQINDQTAALAEHRSQKDWLDKSQGLDSYLHKLHELASEVGAMSGRYSYAEGWRKHLHLGFCGPDDDPLREALAHCSFGA is encoded by the coding sequence AATTGCGGCACCGTCGAGTACGACGCTTCCACAATCGTTCGAATCCGCCGCGAGGAAGCAAAGGCCGCAGCCACGAAATTGGGCGCAAAATTTCACGACAGCCTCGTCGACGATCTGGAGATTTTCTACGAGTTGCCCACGCTGCGGCGTCTAGCGGCCGTCGTTCGCGAAGTTTCGCCCGATATCGTCCTCACGCACGCTCCGTCGGACTACATGGAAGATCACATGAACGCTTGTCGCCTGGCGGTGACAGCCGCATTCGTCCGTGGCATGCCGAATTTTGTTACCGATCCGCCGCGGAAGCATGTCGCGGGCAAAGTGAGCGTCTACCATGCGCAGCCCTACGGCAACCGCGACCCGCTAGGCAACGTCGTCCGACCGGCACTGTTTGTCGATACCACGTTGCAAATCAACGATCAAACTGCGGCACTGGCCGAGCATCGCAGCCAAAAAGACTGGCTCGACAAGAGCCAGGGACTCGATTCGTACTTGCATAAACTTCACGAATTGGCTAGCGAAGTCGGTGCAATGTCGGGCCGCTACTCATATGCGGAGGGCTGGCGAAAGCATCTGCATCTCGGCTTTTGCGGCCCAGATGACGACCCATTGCGCGAAGCCCTCGCGCATTGTTCTTTTGGAGCATAG